The stretch of DNA ACAACGTGGTTAATCCCGTCACGAAGGCCAACTTCGGCGGCTCCATCGCCGCCATCCCCGGCACCGATATCCAGGTCTACATCGCCGTTGTGGCGTTTGCGATAAACCTCCTCGTGGCCGCAGTCCTGTCACTGGTCTTCCGCGCCATGAAGCTCCCGCAGGGGAAGGACATCACGCGCAGCTCGGATTACGGCGCGGATGAGAACGATCCGAAGGTAGCCCAGATCCAGCGCGATTACCCACTTGCCGAGCCAAAGCGGTCAGGTGACGCTTAGCATCTCTGCTTCTGTCCGGCCCACACCGCACCCCATCTCAAGAAAGGCTGGCCAACGGCGTCCCTTACATTGCCCGCCCATGGGAAGAACAATGTAGCCATGATGTTCACTCATGATGACCCGATTCTCGTCCTGGACGAAGAGCAGTCCTGGAAGCTTCTGGAAAACACCCAGCATGGCCGCCTGGTCCTTACTGCAGCCGGAGAAACCGACATCTTTCCGATCAATTACCGCGCCCGCAACGGCGTCGTAATCCTGCGCACAGCGCCGGGCACCAAACTCGCGGAGCTCACCGTCAATGCGAACGTCCTCTTCGAAGCCGACGGTATCACCAGCGAGGAAGCTTGGAGTGTGGTGCTTAAGGGCACGGCGCGAGTACTGACAGGGAGCCAGGAAATCGCCGATGCGGAGGCTCTGGACCTGAAGTCGTGGGTACCCACTCCCAAGGACTTCTTTGTCGAAATCCGGCCCTCGCGCCTCCGCGGCCGGCACTTCAACTTTGGCGAGCAGCCGGAACGGTTCTGAGTGGCGCCATCATATTCTGGTCGGCGCCTTTACTGGTAGTCCGCCAGCCACAGGTCCGGTCCGAAGACTTCGTACTGGATGTCCTTGGGCGGAACGCCGCGCGCGATGAGGGCCGTGCGGACGGACTGCATAAACACGACGGGCCCGCAGAGATAGTATTCGGCGTCGTCGGGGAGCTCCAGGTCCCGGACGTCCATGAAGCCCGTGCGTGCGTCAGGGCTGCCGTCTGCTGCGCCCTCCGCGTCCGGCCCGGACAGGAGCCAGGTGACCATGGAGCCGTCCGCCAGTTTCTCCAGGTCCTCTGATACCTGCTGCCGCAGCGCGAACGACTCGGCGGAGTCGTTGGCGTGGAGGAACAGCACTTTACGCCGAGCACCGGCTTTCGCCAGATGGGAGAGCATGCCCGCCATAGGCGTAATGCCGATCCCGGCGCTGGCGAGCACCACCGGACGGTCGCTGTATTCCAGCACCACATCGCCAAACGGCGCGGACAGAACCACCTCGTCGCCGACGTCCACGGAGTCGTGGATGAGGTTGGACATCTCGCCGTCGGGCGCCCCGCCAGTCCGGACGCGTTTGACGGCGAACTGCCGGTGCAGTCCGTCGTCGGCTTTGGTGAGGCTGTACTGGCGGGGCTGGTGGACGCCGTCGGGCATCTGCATTTTCACGGTCACGTACTGGCCAGGCAGTGAGGGCTTGACGTCCCGTTCATCCGTGCGTTCGACGACGAGAGTGATGACGTCCTCCGTCTCCTGGATTTTCCGGGCCACCCGCCAGGTCCGCCAGATGGTTTCGGGGCTCAACCGGACCGCGCTGTACAGGCCGCGCTCCTTGTTGATCAGCATGTTGGCCATGAGCCAGTACACCTCGTCCCAGGCTGCGGCGACTTGAGCCGTGACTGCCCCGCCGAGTACGTCCACAATCGCCCACATCAGGTTGTCGTGGACCACCTGGTACTGGTCCGGGTGCAGGCCCAGGGATGCATGCTTGTGGGCGATCCTGGACAGCAGATGGTCCGGAAGGTGGGTGGGGTCGTTAACCAGGAACCCGGCGAAGGCTGCTATCGACCCGGCAAGGGCCTGCTGCTGCCGCCCGTCGGCCTGGTTTCCGCG from Arthrobacter sp. B3I9 encodes:
- a CDS encoding pyridoxamine 5'-phosphate oxidase family protein, whose product is MMFTHDDPILVLDEEQSWKLLENTQHGRLVLTAAGETDIFPINYRARNGVVILRTAPGTKLAELTVNANVLFEADGITSEEAWSVVLKGTARVLTGSQEIADAEALDLKSWVPTPKDFFVEIRPSRLRGRHFNFGEQPERF
- a CDS encoding globin domain-containing protein; translated protein: MLSDTSLPVIKATLPVVGENIQEIASRFYAHMFEGHPELLDGLFNRGNQADGRQQQALAGSIAAFAGFLVNDPTHLPDHLLSRIAHKHASLGLHPDQYQVVHDNLMWAIVDVLGGAVTAQVAAAWDEVYWLMANMLINKERGLYSAVRLSPETIWRTWRVARKIQETEDVITLVVERTDERDVKPSLPGQYVTVKMQMPDGVHQPRQYSLTKADDGLHRQFAVKRVRTGGAPDGEMSNLIHDSVDVGDEVVLSAPFGDVVLEYSDRPVVLASAGIGITPMAGMLSHLAKAGARRKVLFLHANDSAESFALRQQVSEDLEKLADGSMVTWLLSGPDAEGAADGSPDARTGFMDVRDLELPDDAEYYLCGPVVFMQSVRTALIARGVPPKDIQYEVFGPDLWLADYQ